A genomic stretch from Dissulfurispira thermophila includes:
- the mraY gene encoding phospho-N-acetylmuramoyl-pentapeptide-transferase — protein sequence MFYELLYSLRDYFSPFNVFRYITFRTSLSAMTALIVTFIIAPYVIRWLKKISMTQQIRDDGPKTHYSKAGTPTMGGIIILISITFSMLMWGNFRNIYICVVMTSLLGFGAIGLWDDYLKVVKRNPKGLKAMYKFGLQLLLALVIGIFLYTNPKDPYNDVLSIPFFKKWLFDLGYFYIPFSVFVIVGSSNAVNLTDGIDGLAIGLVAIATIANVALVYISGHAQFAKYLQVLYLPGIGELTVFCGAMLGASLGFLWYNSYPAEVFMGDVGSLSLGGALGTLAVITKHEIVLAVVGGIFVVETISVVMQVMSFKLTGKRIFRMAPIHHHFELKGWPEPKVIVRFWIAGIILALFSLATLKLR from the coding sequence ATGTTCTATGAATTGCTTTATAGCCTGCGTGATTATTTTTCTCCTTTTAATGTATTTAGATACATAACATTCAGGACATCCTTATCAGCAATGACAGCCCTGATAGTTACATTTATTATTGCCCCTTATGTAATAAGATGGCTCAAAAAAATAAGTATGACACAGCAAATAAGGGATGACGGACCTAAGACGCATTATTCTAAAGCAGGCACCCCAACAATGGGGGGAATTATAATTCTGATTTCAATTACTTTCTCCATGCTGATGTGGGGAAATTTCAGAAATATCTATATATGCGTGGTAATGACATCACTGCTTGGTTTTGGTGCTATTGGATTGTGGGATGATTATCTGAAGGTTGTGAAGCGAAATCCAAAGGGATTAAAGGCGATGTATAAGTTTGGTTTGCAGTTATTGCTTGCATTGGTTATAGGGATATTTCTTTATACAAATCCAAAAGATCCATACAATGATGTATTGAGCATCCCATTTTTTAAGAAATGGCTATTTGACCTGGGCTATTTTTATATACCGTTTTCTGTATTTGTTATTGTAGGCTCATCCAATGCTGTGAATCTTACAGATGGTATAGATGGGCTTGCAATAGGCCTTGTAGCTATTGCTACTATAGCTAATGTAGCCCTTGTATATATATCAGGCCATGCACAGTTTGCAAAATATCTACAGGTCCTCTATCTGCCTGGTATCGGTGAATTGACAGTATTCTGTGGTGCTATGCTCGGTGCCTCGCTCGGATTCCTATGGTATAACTCATATCCTGCAGAGGTTTTTATGGGGGATGTAGGATCATTGTCACTTGGAGGTGCATTAGGCACATTAGCTGTCATCACAAAGCATGAAATAGTCCTTGCAGTTGTGGGAGGTATATTTGTCGTAGAGACTATATCGGTTGTAATGCAGGTTATGTCATTTAAGCTTACCGGTAAAAGGATATTCAGGATGGCGCCAATACACCATCATTTTGAGTTGAAGGGGTGGCCTGAACCAAAAGTTATTGTAAGGTTTTGGATTGCAGGAATAATCCTTGCATTATTTAGTCTTGCAACATTAAAATTGAGGTGA
- the murG gene encoding undecaprenyldiphospho-muramoylpentapeptide beta-N-acetylglucosaminyltransferase, protein MKIIIAGGGTGGHLYPGIAVAEEIKRRFPDANIIFVGTDHGIEAKVIPREGYPIKFLKAEGLVGKSLFKKIKALITFLSSIWGSYKILRSIRPDIVIGVGGYASVGMVLTAHFKGIPTLILEQNSVPGFANKFLGRFVDAITLTYQESISFFSKEKSYLTGNPVRKQILQRDEKKAYSVFPVEKERFTVFVFGGSSGARSINSAMVEALNYLLDLRQNIQFLHQTGEIDYDIVKDAYRRLGFNGIVVPFVYQMAEAYSISDIVICRAGATTLSEITAIGKPAILIPFPYAASNHQESNARKLQDMGAARVILDRDLSGEVLADAIRNLYVDEKARKEMQKAALAFGRADAAEKIVDLAISLIKK, encoded by the coding sequence ATGAAGATAATAATCGCAGGCGGAGGTACAGGAGGACATCTTTATCCTGGCATTGCAGTAGCGGAAGAAATTAAAAGGAGATTTCCTGATGCTAATATAATCTTTGTTGGGACGGATCATGGGATAGAGGCTAAAGTTATTCCCAGGGAGGGGTATCCTATAAAATTTTTAAAAGCAGAGGGGCTTGTAGGAAAGTCTCTGTTTAAAAAAATTAAGGCGTTGATTACCTTTTTGTCCTCTATTTGGGGTTCTTACAAGATACTCAGGTCAATAAGACCTGATATTGTTATAGGGGTTGGCGGCTATGCATCCGTGGGCATGGTGCTTACAGCACATTTCAAAGGCATACCAACATTAATACTGGAACAAAATTCTGTCCCAGGGTTTGCAAATAAATTTCTTGGAAGATTTGTAGATGCAATTACCTTGACATATCAGGAGAGCATCTCTTTTTTCTCAAAAGAGAAATCATATTTAACAGGAAATCCAGTAAGAAAACAGATACTCCAAAGAGACGAAAAAAAGGCGTATAGTGTATTTCCTGTTGAAAAGGAAAGGTTTACAGTATTTGTGTTTGGAGGTAGTTCAGGCGCAAGGAGCATAAACAGTGCAATGGTAGAGGCATTGAATTATCTGCTCGATTTAAGACAAAATATTCAGTTTCTTCATCAGACGGGTGAGATTGATTACGATATAGTGAAGGATGCTTATAGGAGGCTTGGTTTTAACGGTATTGTGGTGCCTTTTGTATATCAAATGGCAGAGGCATATTCAATATCTGATATTGTTATCTGTAGGGCAGGGGCAACAACCCTGTCAGAAATCACGGCTATAGGAAAGCCAGCTATATTGATACCGTTTCCTTATGCAGCATCAAATCATCAGGAGTCTAATGCAAGAAAGCTCCAAGACATGGGGGCTGCTCGTGTGATACTTGACAGAGATTTGAGCGGTGAGGTGCTGGCAGATGCTATAAGGAATCTATATGTTGATGAGAAGGCGAGGAAGGAGATGCAGAAAGCTGCACTGGCATTCGGAAGAGCGGATGCAGCAGAAAAAATCGTAGATTTAGCGATAAGCTTAATAAAGAAATGA
- the murC gene encoding UDP-N-acetylmuramate--L-alanine ligase — MFNKYRIIHFVGIGGIGMSGIAEVLYNLGYEVTGSDIKESEVTSRLRNLGIKIFIGHDSKNINSAHVVVISSAVSTDNPEVLEAKQRSIPVIPRAEMLAELGRLRYGILVAGAHGKTTTTSLVATILNEGGLDPTVIIGGKLKSMGSNAKLGQGDYIVAEADESDGSFLKLNPTIAVITNIDREHMDYFKDIDLLKHAFLSFINKIPFYGIAVVCIENGYIREIIPLIQRKYLTYGLSEGSDIYARNIQSLGMRIGFEAVYKGKPLGMFNIPLPGKHNVLNSLAAIAVAMELQIPLDVIARALNNFSGIQRRFEFKGEVNGIKIFDDYGHHPSEIMATLRAARECFNDSRLFVLFQPHRYTRTRDLMNEFITSFTSCLNSSDRLFLMDIYSAGEKPIEGVSSKVLAKKIQYAGFKNLSYIPDRREILEKVASELKQGDVLITLGAGDVYKIGEEVLKKTNLG; from the coding sequence ATGTTCAATAAATACAGGATAATTCATTTTGTCGGTATCGGTGGTATTGGAATGAGCGGTATCGCAGAGGTGCTGTATAATTTAGGATATGAGGTTACAGGCTCCGATATAAAGGAATCAGAAGTAACAAGTAGATTAAGAAATCTTGGTATAAAGATATTTATAGGACATGACAGTAAAAATATAAATAGCGCCCATGTTGTTGTCATATCATCTGCTGTCTCTACAGACAACCCAGAGGTTTTAGAGGCAAAACAGAGGTCTATCCCTGTAATACCAAGAGCTGAGATGCTCGCAGAACTTGGCAGGCTTAGATATGGCATTCTTGTTGCAGGCGCTCATGGTAAAACAACAACAACATCACTTGTTGCAACTATACTCAATGAAGGAGGGCTTGACCCAACAGTTATTATAGGTGGAAAACTTAAGTCCATGGGAAGCAATGCAAAGCTTGGTCAGGGTGACTATATAGTGGCAGAGGCAGATGAAAGTGATGGCTCTTTTCTTAAGCTCAATCCGACAATTGCTGTTATAACCAATATAGACAGGGAGCATATGGATTATTTTAAAGATATAGACCTTCTTAAGCATGCATTCTTATCATTTATAAATAAAATACCATTTTATGGGATTGCAGTTGTTTGTATCGAGAATGGATATATCAGAGAGATAATCCCATTAATCCAGAGGAAATATTTGACCTATGGACTGTCAGAAGGATCGGATATTTATGCCAGGAATATACAGTCTTTAGGCATGAGGATAGGCTTTGAGGCAGTGTATAAGGGTAAGCCTCTGGGAATGTTTAATATCCCATTGCCCGGAAAACACAATGTGCTGAATAGTCTTGCGGCAATAGCTGTTGCAATGGAACTCCAGATACCTCTGGATGTTATTGCGAGGGCATTGAACAATTTTAGCGGAATACAGCGCAGATTTGAATTTAAAGGAGAAGTAAACGGTATTAAGATTTTTGATGATTATGGTCATCATCCTTCTGAAATAATGGCGACACTCAGAGCAGCAAGGGAATGTTTTAATGACAGCAGGTTGTTTGTTTTGTTTCAACCACATAGATATACACGCACAAGGGATTTGATGAATGAATTTATTACAAGCTTTACCTCGTGCCTGAATAGCTCTGACAGATTGTTTTTAATGGATATATATTCTGCAGGTGAAAAGCCCATAGAGGGGGTAAGTTCTAAAGTCCTTGCTAAAAAGATACAGTATGCAGGATTTAAAAATTTATCATATATTCCTGATAGGAGGGAAATACTTGAAAAAGTAGCATCTGAACTGAAACAAGGCGATGTGCTTATAACTCTCGGCGCAGGCGATGTGTATAAGATTGGCGAAGAGGTATTAAAAAAAACAAATTTAGGTTGA
- the murD gene encoding UDP-N-acetylmuramoyl-L-alanine--D-glutamate ligase translates to MIDVKGKKITIVGLARSGVGAANLLCKLGALVTVTDKKNIEELEPYLKRLSSDIRLQLGNHPVELFEQSDIIVVSPGVPLNTAPLMAASEKGIKIIGELELAYQIVNSLPLIVSSSDEFGIHKPSFLAVTGTNGKSTTTALLYEILKNSDFNVVVGGNIGNALTEEISNLRFKISDLNYIVAEVSSFQLESIDTFRPKGAAILNITPDHLDRYHTMADYIDAKCRIFMNQSAGDFLILNADDPTTEEIQKIGNRQWAMDNRPEIFYFSRKRGVKGAYCKDGVIYFNLPGLTSDFCLLTSDFKIKGVHNIENAMAASLMALLSGCSIDAVAGALKVFSGLEHRLEFVREIDNVKFINDSKGTNVGAVVKSLESFNEPIVLIAGGRDKDGDFAILRPIIKEKVKALILIGEAKDKIKKAVGDVIKDVFIEDDFKTAIIKAKQVASSGDVVLLSPACASFDMFRDFEDRGRQFKRVVMEL, encoded by the coding sequence GTGATAGATGTTAAAGGTAAGAAGATTACCATTGTCGGACTTGCCAGAAGCGGTGTTGGTGCAGCAAATCTCCTTTGTAAATTAGGTGCCTTAGTTACAGTAACAGATAAGAAAAACATTGAAGAACTTGAACCCTATTTAAAAAGACTCAGTTCTGATATCAGACTTCAACTCGGCAATCATCCTGTAGAGCTATTCGAACAAAGTGATATTATTGTTGTAAGCCCGGGCGTTCCTTTAAATACTGCACCTCTAATGGCAGCATCTGAGAAAGGCATAAAGATAATAGGCGAACTGGAACTCGCATACCAAATAGTTAATAGTTTACCGCTCATAGTTAGCAGTAGTGATGAATTTGGCATCCATAAGCCATCTTTTCTTGCAGTAACAGGGACAAACGGAAAATCTACAACAACAGCACTCCTTTATGAGATACTAAAAAATAGCGATTTTAATGTTGTTGTGGGTGGTAATATAGGCAATGCACTTACAGAGGAAATCTCAAATCTCAGATTTAAAATTTCAGATCTTAATTACATTGTTGCCGAGGTATCGAGTTTTCAGCTTGAATCAATTGACACATTCAGACCGAAGGGTGCAGCAATTCTTAATATAACGCCTGACCATTTGGACAGATACCATACAATGGCTGATTATATAGATGCTAAATGCAGGATATTTATGAATCAGTCAGCAGGAGATTTCCTGATATTAAATGCTGATGATCCAACAACTGAAGAAATACAAAAAATAGGCAATAGACAATGGGCAATGGACAATAGACCCGAGATTTTTTACTTTAGCAGGAAGAGAGGGGTCAAAGGTGCTTACTGTAAAGACGGTGTTATTTATTTTAACTTGCCGGGACTGACTTCTGACTTTTGTCTTCTAACCTCTGATTTTAAAATCAAGGGTGTTCACAATATTGAAAATGCTATGGCAGCTTCTTTAATGGCATTGCTGTCAGGCTGTAGCATTGATGCTGTAGCGGGTGCTTTGAAAGTTTTTTCGGGACTTGAGCACAGGCTTGAGTTTGTTAGAGAGATAGATAATGTAAAATTTATAAATGATTCAAAAGGAACCAATGTAGGGGCAGTGGTGAAGTCTCTTGAGAGTTTTAACGAGCCAATAGTGCTTATTGCAGGTGGAAGGGATAAGGATGGTGATTTTGCAATATTAAGGCCGATTATTAAAGAAAAAGTAAAGGCACTTATTCTTATTGGTGAAGCAAAGGATAAGATAAAAAAGGCAGTTGGAGATGTGATAAAAGATGTTTTTATTGAAGATGATTTTAAGACAGCGATAATAAAGGCAAAGCAGGTAGCATCATCAGGAGATGTGGTTTTGCTTTCACCTGCGTGTGCTAGTTTTGATATGTTCAGGGACTTTGAGGATAGGGGAAGGCAATTTAAAAGGGTGGTAATGGAGTTATGA
- the ftsW gene encoding putative lipid II flippase FtsW encodes MKQQYDRWILIIVILLILIGLMAVYSSTSVISPDIVEKYRKKGVVISQFGFLKKQLFTVLLGLIAMFAAYKVPLQYLKKISIPLLVISLICLVMVFTKLGITAGGARRWIRIWPSSFQPSELVKLSMVIFLSWYMSLSSYRNDKFMSFAIPVGIMGLFQIVFLKQPDFGAVMSLGILTIAMLFLSGIKLRYILSLSIITMPIIFKLISEPYRWKRVAAFLDPWKDPQGSGFQLVQSFIALGSGGIKGVGLGEGKQKLSFLPEVHTDFIFSLIGEELGFIGVIFVIFLFFILFIKGIGIAQKTSDTFAYYLAYGISMMIAIQAVINFAVVTGMVPTKGLPLPFISYGGSSLLVSMTAIGLLLNVSKSSNELSVISSDAKAVKAKSSLLVTRYSLPNKWQRGHGYRRYSRMKRI; translated from the coding sequence ATGAAACAGCAATATGACAGATGGATATTGATTATAGTGATTCTGCTTATATTAATCGGGTTGATGGCTGTATATAGCTCTACATCAGTGATTTCCCCTGATATTGTGGAGAAGTATCGAAAAAAAGGTGTAGTTATAAGCCAGTTTGGCTTCCTCAAGAAACAGTTGTTTACGGTTTTGCTTGGCTTAATTGCAATGTTTGCTGCATATAAAGTACCTTTACAATATCTGAAAAAAATCTCTATTCCTCTGCTTGTTATATCACTCATTTGTCTGGTAATGGTATTTACAAAACTGGGCATTACTGCAGGTGGAGCAAGGAGATGGATAAGGATATGGCCTTCTTCATTCCAGCCTTCAGAACTTGTGAAACTCTCGATGGTTATATTTCTTTCATGGTATATGAGCCTTTCGAGTTACAGAAATGATAAATTCATGTCGTTTGCTATTCCTGTAGGAATAATGGGATTATTTCAGATTGTATTCTTGAAGCAACCTGATTTTGGAGCTGTCATGAGTCTTGGCATATTGACAATAGCTATGCTTTTTTTATCTGGCATAAAATTGCGTTATATATTATCACTTAGCATTATCACTATGCCCATTATTTTCAAGCTTATATCTGAACCATATCGATGGAAAAGGGTTGCAGCATTTCTTGATCCGTGGAAAGATCCACAAGGCAGTGGATTTCAACTTGTTCAATCATTTATAGCCCTTGGGAGTGGAGGTATTAAGGGAGTTGGGCTTGGAGAAGGAAAGCAGAAACTTTCATTTTTGCCAGAGGTTCATACAGATTTTATATTTTCATTGATAGGTGAGGAATTGGGGTTTATTGGTGTAATTTTTGTGATTTTTTTATTTTTTATTTTATTTATCAAAGGAATTGGCATAGCACAGAAGACATCTGACACATTTGCATATTATCTTGCATATGGCATATCCATGATGATAGCGATTCAGGCTGTTATTAATTTTGCTGTTGTCACAGGAATGGTTCCGACAAAAGGTCTTCCTCTACCGTTTATAAGCTATGGGGGGTCATCACTCCTTGTCAGTATGACGGCTATAGGGCTGTTGTTGAATGTTTCTAAAAGCAGTAACGAGTTGTCAGTAATAAGTAGTGATGCAAAGGCAGTAAAGGCTAAAAGCTCACTGCTCGTTACTCGTTACTCTTTGCCGAACAAATGGCAGAGAGGACATGGATATAGAAGATATAGTAGAATGAAAAGGATATAA
- a CDS encoding D-alanyl-D-alanine carboxypeptidase family protein gives MKLRSRLNFGQRAVGIIFGALFFSISLNIGLSFAHEISARAAVVIDSASEKILYAKNPSLKQPPASTTKLVTAIVVLDKLHPDHIVTISEKAAGTPSISPHLRSGERFSVRDLLYLALMRSVNSAAVALAEAVAGSEEEFVYMMNDRVSRLGAENTKFINASGLPGHDQYITAFDLAKIMKESLKYPLIREIITTRAKEVFSEAGRKIFIKNTNQLLWTDDDNLGGKTGYTRAARHCFVCAVKKEHNTLIAAILGESARDNLWDDSEVLLSKGYDVLTQKAEPMIYISSESERPVVFASYKTDGKNKKVKAFARGHKYKAKKVAHINSKKGSKKIVKKKMRSSNKELSVRRSETFDKS, from the coding sequence ATGAAACTAAGGTCAAGGTTAAATTTTGGACAAAGGGCTGTAGGCATTATTTTTGGGGCTCTGTTTTTTAGCATTAGCCTCAACATTGGTCTTTCATTTGCCCATGAAATCTCTGCGAGGGCTGCTGTTGTTATAGACAGTGCAAGCGAAAAGATACTTTATGCAAAAAATCCAAGTCTTAAGCAGCCCCCTGCGAGCACTACAAAGCTTGTGACAGCAATTGTTGTACTGGATAAACTCCATCCAGATCATATAGTCACAATCAGCGAAAAGGCAGCAGGTACACCTTCTATAAGCCCTCATTTAAGAAGTGGGGAGCGATTCAGTGTAAGGGATCTGTTGTATCTTGCCCTTATGAGATCAGTAAACAGCGCTGCTGTTGCGCTTGCAGAGGCAGTAGCAGGCTCTGAAGAAGAGTTTGTATATATGATGAATGACAGAGTAAGCCGTCTGGGGGCAGAGAATACGAAATTTATAAATGCATCAGGACTACCTGGCCATGACCAATATATAACAGCTTTTGATCTTGCCAAAATAATGAAGGAATCCCTTAAGTATCCACTCATAAGAGAAATTATAACTACTCGAGCAAAAGAGGTATTTTCAGAGGCAGGGAGAAAGATATTTATAAAAAACACAAATCAACTCCTCTGGACAGACGATGACAATCTTGGAGGAAAGACAGGTTATACAAGGGCAGCAAGACACTGCTTTGTATGTGCTGTAAAGAAAGAACATAATACGCTTATAGCTGCTATTCTTGGAGAGTCAGCACGAGACAATCTATGGGATGATTCCGAAGTGCTTTTATCAAAAGGTTATGATGTCTTGACCCAAAAGGCAGAGCCAATGATATATATTAGCAGCGAAAGTGAAAGACCTGTAGTTTTTGCATCGTATAAGACAGATGGGAAAAATAAAAAGGTAAAGGCATTTGCAAGAGGGCATAAATACAAGGCCAAAAAAGTTGCTCATATAAATAGCAAGAAAGGCTCTAAAAAGATAGTTAAAAAGAAAATGAGATCTTCTAATAAAGAGCTTTCTGTACGAAGAAGTGAAACATTTGATAAATCATAA
- a CDS encoding DNA methyltransferase, translated as MKIKTVFTTKEAARYLGISPSTIYRMEKQGLITSIRTPGGQRRFSRESIERYLQRSQDFEAPQNPSRFKKGDLMVRESVEVYGEGEEKYQGCIFTCTDSTEKDCFDRMLFATNKIYEDKALKVKKGDILFLLNLDSDVLYGPFKAKTDGAKDIVPEAWNGKYPYQVKVERDGQVKVIRGAKKILARMNVSWKDILNKDDADLILDYIKEPDRFNWNRVKTKKPANNNEKPSLEATTLWDYPKQSYGKTPKGNNKYAGVTPAFIIYNMIKRYTEKGDLVVDPMAGSGTTLDVCKEEERRCIAYDIKPPRPDIIQNDARHIPLDDNSVDMIFIDSPYGDNIKYNDHPDNIGNISSEDERFYDELEEVMKECHRILKPGKVLGWLIGDQWVKKKFTPVGFKIYERLCKYFDTVDIICVARRGQTSNTGIWYNRAIRFNFYLRGFKYLFLMRKPLPNLQVSSKRDIKWTHYKR; from the coding sequence ATGAAGATAAAAACTGTCTTTACAACAAAAGAGGCTGCAAGATATCTCGGCATCAGCCCCTCCACAATCTACCGCATGGAGAAACAGGGATTGATAACATCAATCAGGACTCCCGGTGGTCAGAGGAGATTCAGCAGGGAAAGCATAGAGAGATATTTACAGAGGAGTCAGGATTTTGAAGCCCCCCAGAACCCGAGTAGATTCAAAAAAGGCGACCTTATGGTGAGAGAGAGCGTGGAGGTTTATGGTGAAGGGGAAGAAAAATATCAGGGTTGTATTTTTACATGCACTGATAGCACGGAAAAGGACTGTTTCGATAGGATGCTTTTTGCAACCAATAAGATATACGAAGATAAGGCACTTAAAGTAAAAAAGGGCGACATTCTCTTTTTGTTAAATTTAGACAGTGATGTGCTTTACGGTCCTTTTAAAGCCAAAACAGATGGTGCAAAAGACATTGTTCCAGAGGCATGGAATGGCAAGTATCCGTATCAGGTGAAAGTAGAAAGGGATGGACAGGTTAAAGTCATAAGGGGCGCCAAAAAGATACTTGCAAGAATGAATGTTAGCTGGAAGGATATTTTAAATAAAGACGATGCTGATCTAATCTTGGATTACATAAAGGAACCTGATAGATTTAATTGGAACAGAGTTAAAACAAAAAAGCCTGCAAATAACAATGAGAAGCCATCTCTTGAGGCTACAACCCTATGGGATTATCCAAAACAGAGTTATGGAAAAACTCCAAAGGGAAATAACAAATATGCTGGAGTAACTCCAGCCTTTATTATTTATAACATGATTAAACGCTATACGGAAAAGGGGGATTTAGTTGTTGACCCAATGGCAGGTAGTGGGACTACGCTTGATGTCTGCAAAGAAGAAGAAAGAAGGTGTATTGCCTACGACATAAAGCCTCCAAGACCTGACATTATCCAGAACGATGCAAGGCATATCCCTCTTGATGATAACAGTGTTGATATGATATTCATCGATTCACCTTATGGGGACAATATAAAATACAACGACCATCCAGACAATATAGGCAATATCTCATCAGAGGATGAAAGATTTTACGACGAGTTAGAAGAGGTGATGAAGGAATGTCACCGTATATTAAAGCCTGGAAAGGTTCTTGGCTGGCTGATTGGAGACCAGTGGGTAAAAAAGAAATTTACGCCTGTTGGATTCAAGATTTACGAGAGATTGTGTAAATATTTTGATACAGTAGATATTATCTGTGTGGCAAGGCGCGGACAGACATCAAATACAGGCATATGGTATAACAGGGCTATTCGTTTCAATTTCTATCTGCGCGGTTTTAAGTACCTATTCTTAATGAGAAAGCCATTGCCAAATCTGCAAGTATCATCCAAAAGAGATATTAAATGGACACACTATAAAAGGTAA
- a CDS encoding UDP-N-acetylmuramoyl-tripeptide--D-alanyl-D-alanine ligase, giving the protein MLNIGDIIKATGGSIVVKGDAEFTGISIDSRTIKDGELFIALKGDRFDGHNFTMDALKSGAGAIVSNLQFIAQDVVANNRTIILVDNTLLALHNLARYMRKKFKGHVIGVVGSNGKTTTKELISSILSIRLNVLKTSGNLNNHIGMPLSITRMNKNTHIMVLEMGTNMPGDVDELCSIALPDIGVITNIGYEHLQGFGSLHKVRDAELEIAPFVKKLVVNADDLFLMEGVVKKFKGEIITFAIDVEGADITVRDIVFSDEYTKFLLCAKSEYIDINLKIHGRFNIYNSIAAAATAYAVGFNLQEIKNGLESFEGVNMRFEIKKARGVTFLNDVYNANPSSMQEAINELVRLINSGKYRRAIAVLGDMLELGDYGVSEHKKLGQRLSVIPVDTFIGVGPLMSFAVSEFVGKGISVDTSDDAGIKLGEIIQEGDIVLIKGSRGMRMERVIAAVEDSEEAIGLLQQNRS; this is encoded by the coding sequence ATGTTAAATATCGGAGACATAATCAAGGCAACAGGCGGTAGTATTGTCGTGAAAGGGGATGCCGAATTTACAGGCATATCCATAGACTCACGGACAATAAAGGATGGCGAACTGTTTATTGCATTAAAAGGAGATAGATTTGATGGCCATAATTTCACAATGGATGCGCTGAAGTCAGGGGCAGGCGCTATTGTCAGCAATCTGCAATTCATTGCTCAAGACGTGGTGGCCAACAATAGAACCATTATCCTTGTTGATAATACACTGCTCGCACTTCACAATTTAGCTCGTTATATGAGAAAAAAATTCAAGGGGCATGTTATCGGTGTTGTTGGGAGCAATGGCAAGACAACGACAAAGGAGCTTATATCCTCAATTCTCAGTATTCGTCTGAATGTTCTCAAGACATCAGGGAATCTTAACAACCATATTGGAATGCCTCTATCAATTACGAGGATGAATAAAAATACTCATATCATGGTGTTGGAGATGGGGACAAATATGCCCGGAGATGTGGATGAACTGTGCAGCATAGCGCTACCTGATATTGGTGTTATCACTAACATAGGATATGAGCATCTTCAGGGATTTGGCTCTCTGCATAAGGTCAGGGATGCCGAACTTGAAATAGCACCTTTCGTAAAAAAGCTGGTTGTAAATGCCGATGACCTTTTTCTGATGGAAGGTGTGGTCAAAAAGTTTAAAGGAGAAATTATAACATTTGCAATAGATGTAGAAGGGGCAGATATAACAGTCCGAGATATTGTTTTTTCGGATGAATATACTAAATTTCTTTTATGTGCGAAGAGTGAGTACATTGATATAAATCTAAAAATACATGGGCGGTTTAATATATATAATTCCATTGCAGCAGCAGCTACAGCATATGCTGTTGGATTTAATCTACAGGAAATAAAAAATGGTCTGGAGTCTTTTGAGGGTGTTAATATGAGATTCGAGATAAAGAAGGCAAGGGGAGTGACATTCCTTAATGATGTCTACAATGCTAATCCCTCATCAATGCAAGAGGCTATCAATGAACTGGTAAGGCTTATTAATTCTGGCAAATACAGAAGGGCTATTGCAGTTCTTGGAGATATGCTGGAATTAGGTGATTATGGAGTCTCAGAACATAAAAAATTGGGACAGAGGCTTTCTGTTATTCCTGTAGATACTTTTATAGGTGTTGGACCATTGATGTCTTTTGCTGTTTCAGAATTTGTCGGGAAAGGTATATCTGTTGATACATCAGATGATGCTGGAATAAAGTTGGGAGAGATAATACAAGAGGGTGATATTGTTCTGATAAAGGGTTCACGAGGGATGAGGATGGAAAGGGTAATAGCTGCTGTTGAGGACTCAGAAGAGGCTATCGGTTTATTACAGCAGAATAGGAGTTGA